One Glycine max cultivar Williams 82 chromosome 8, Glycine_max_v4.0, whole genome shotgun sequence genomic window, ACAAACTAATCTTTGAATTTTGTTGTTCCCTTTTCTTCAAGCTCTTTTCCTATAAATTCATAAGTTGTAAAGCTCTCAAAATACCTTGTAaatattgagagaaaaagacTTGACTACTAAacttgtatatatgtatataagatGTTTAAGCTAGTCCATGTGCAAATAAACCCTAACAAAATCTGTTGATTTGGTCTAGAGCCAAAAGTGGCATGGTAGAAAAAGAATACATGTGTTGTAAAGCTTAGGGGTAAGTTGTGTTGTAAGAGTCAAAGTGACAATGAAGAATACTTATAACTTTTGTGAAAATTAGTTAAACTTGATGGGTTGTCAAAAACTAGATGTAGTTTCGGTAGTAAAGACAAACTAGTATAAAACTTCTACGTTTGATATCTTTATGGCTTTCGTTTTAAACTAACTAaaggtttgaatttgatcttttGAAAAGAGTATTTGCAAAATCTGTTGATATTGTCTGACTATATTGTTTTGTGAAAATCTCTTATCTATTTTTAGAAAACCGTATTAGACGATAGTTGTGCCTTATGAAATTGCTTacaaaatgatttaaataataatttaacctcccttcttgtgatatttttatttacatttaatcCATTAACCCATTTTGACTTGAAAAACTCCATGATATGAAAGACAAAAGAACTTATAATTGCAAAGATGTAACCTATATCAGTACAAATCCTCATAAAAaagtagaagaggaacaaaAATCCACCATGTGAGTCTAAGATGAGCCAAATGGTTTTCTAGTATCTTGAATCCTAAAAGAAGGTGTGAGAAGATAAGCACCAAGAcaccaaataaaaattatcaaaaaggcTTGAGAAAAACCCTTCCATAAGCCTCATAGAAAATGCTACCTATTGAACTAAGGAACCAAAATAAATGCTATAATCTAATCTAAAAGATAGATATATTTTGGGTAACTgataaaagcattttttttgggttcttaaattttttttttgggttgagtatctcattaaataaaatatttatttttggtccttaatattttgtctttatccttataatatgtcttttttttagtccttatgaTATGTTATTCATTTTGTATTATAGTtcatttgaataatatttgatatggactaatttcaaattatcaacatattttaggaataaaaacgaaaaaatagatatattaaaatgacaaaaacaaaataacaagaataaaaaaaatattttattttattttattttattagagactcaacataatttttttattaagaactcAAAACAAAATTCGTTAATTTATGAGgaccaataatatatttaaacctaaaagataaaaagtcaCGTTacgtaataaaaaaaacaatgtgtttTAACTTTGAGCCATAGGGGAAGAATAAGATGATGCCATTGAAGGTTGCCCCTATGTGTAAAGTTAGAATTTGACTTCTCTATCGTACTTTCCCATGTTGTTTATGTGCTATTCCATGAAAATAACATTCCATgacaattatattaatatttaatgataatatttaattttaaaaatcataaaaacagtataattttaaaaggaCAGCAAACAAGCCAGATCCTAAAGTTAGTAGTTATGAACTCCATGAGATGGATTTGTTGCTAGTAGCTGGACATACAATCGGTCCACGCCCCCTTTTGGATTGGATATGTATCATATTGGGTCAAAACCGACCTGATGGGCCGATGGGTCATTCAGCAAAACGACGTGGTTTCAAATTGGGGAAAAGAAAGGCCAAGAGAGTCGAGAAACGGCACTCTCACCGGCGCGCGCACCCTCTACTCTGATCCAGCGACTCCTAATTAAGTTGGTAATAATCAGCCACACTTCAAGCAGTAATGTCTTCTCTCTCATCATCTTTGCGTTTTgggcattttttgtttttcatctttgAGTGAAAAAATCTCGTGGCTTTATTTTGATAGGGAACATAAAAGACTTCAAATTTCCAAGATGGCTGCAATCTTTGCTTCCAGATGCTCTCGTGGTTTGTTATTTTCACAACCcaatttgtgtttttgttttccaGAGATTGAGCTTTTTTGTTTGCCAAACCTTGATAACTATGCATTAGTGTGCTCCTACTTCAATGGAACTTCAAAGTTTGTTTTATTaaagttatattataatttatgtctTATGAGCTTGAATGTTGTCTTGTCTCCAATGTTAGTTGATTTTTGTGTTAATGGTAGATGCTTATTCTAAAGGACACTGCCcggatccttttttttttttttttaataaatttttccaatGTAGTTATGTATTAGATTGATGTTTGATTTCTCTGAAATTTCATGTTTCAGTGACTGTTTTCCCCCTTTTTATAAAGGTTTTGTCTAATGTCACTCGTTACCTGGAAGAAGTTACATCTAGATTATAGGATTCTTTTGGCATGTtcaaaaggggaaaaaatttattttgattttgatgtttCTAGTGAGTTCTATGGTAATGGAGCCCTGAATCTTATTTTTGCGGGGAGGGGGGTGGAGCTGGATTGTTGAATATGATGCAGCCACTAATTTGGTCGCACTGGTACAATTGGCAGTAAAACAGTTTTTGACTACTGAGTTCAAACTGAATTGAGGTAGACCTTTCATATTTGAAAGAATGAACTAGTTGTGTGTTTCCTATATACTATATAGTAACAAACCATAATACTTTAGTGGCAAATATTGAGATTTGCATGGACTGTCTTGTACTTGATTCATATTGATTCCATGCTACAGTAATTGATAACTAAGTTGTATTGAAATGTATATAGACAAATTACTTAAGTGCATTAACTACATCTGGCACTGGCTATGTGCCTGGAATGAGTATTGTAGCCATATGGAAGTACTTGTGCATCATAAGTAATGCAGTTTCGCTACTTTCTCCTGTTAGATGCATCTTTAACATTGAATTTGATTTCCTATGCAACATATTGCTTGCTTCTATATGtcagatttttatttaattttcatagagATCAAGTTGTGTATATTGCTAGATATGGTCCTAAGCTAAATTTCATCTAATTCTTGAAATAATTCTTAGGATTGTTAACTCAAGTTCTTATAGTTTAGCAGCCAAGAAGTCTCTTCACTTTACTGTCCATAGTTTTGTCCAAGAGATTGAACTACCTTTATTCTATCTAAATTCTATCTCCCTTACAAGGGAACAAGAGGATGTAATACTAATGTAAACAATAGTAAATTTGAAACCTGAAGTGAAAAaatagttgaaataaaattcGCTTACTGAGTTGGTTACTACTATTGTTCTTAAACATTGATTAGATACagtaatttcaaaattagattttgTGATATTATGAGTTGTGAGACTATGCTAACTTACATTGATTTAAACTTTCCCAAACACTGTTGCTTGCGGATTAGAATCATAATCATATATCACACAAAACCTGATGAACTGCTTAGTTTGCTGCAAGGCATTCCTGTATAAACTAGTTACGGTTATGAACTTTAGGCAGCATCATGCTAATGAAATATATGAAACCAAGATATTCTAAGCAAAGACTAGTTTCAATTGAGCATGAATGGAGAAGCTGTGTCATGCAATTGTGACACATGAAACATAATTTTGGTGGCAACATAGTGGTGAGACAGGTATAGATGGGAAAACACCAGTTGGAATCATTTTAGTGAGTGAAGATGAAACAAGTTTTTGGGACTTGAAAGATAATAAGCTGCTTTGGAGTTGcacctttttttcaaaatgtCATTTATTTGGCTGCAGAGTAGTTCCAGTATTTTAGCCAAAATCTTCCTTTCTGCTTGGGTGGGCATGTACCCTTTGACATGCTatgatgttttttctttttcctttcttgtAGTATCGCTTGTAGCACCAAGAGGATTTCTGGTCCTCCTGTTTTGTATTTCAACATTGCAAGATGATTTTGTTGCTCAAACATATGTAGCACTGGCCAAATGTTATGCTTGCTATAATCCTTTTGTTCAACAACTGTGTTTAGAGCTAAGCTGAATATATTAAGCTCAATATTGTTCTCATGTTTCTGATACCCCCtcctatctttttcttttacaattgAACAATGaagtgaatattttttatgttgataaaatgatattatcaCCTCTAACTTATTActtcttttggtttcttgtgttGAAAAACCAAAATAGTGGGCCGTTCTCTGTTCGGTGGATTAAGCAACAGTTCCCCTGGTTTATTTACCACATTACATGAGATGACatgcaaaaatatgttttctcaGGTCAGTGCATGAATTAAGTGCAAGATCATGTTTGGACTATctttagttatatattttcatCAACGCTATACTTCGCAGTTTTCCCTACGTGGTGTTGGTAAACCTATATTGTTTCCTTGTACTGCAAAGATATGTCTGCTCTTAAACAAGTCACAAGTCCATTATTTCACTTGCTGATACAATTTTTCTCTgaccccaaaaccaaaaactCTTGCCTTTTGCAGCAACAACGTACCTTCATACAGATGAGGACTGTTCTCAAGGTTGTGGATAACTCGGGGGCTAAAAAGGTGATGTGCATACAGGCATTGAAAGGGAAGAAAGGGGCAAGATTAGGTGACACAATAATAGCATCTGTGAAGGAAGCACATCCTAATGGAAAAGTGAAGAAAGGAAAGGTTGTATATGGGGTAGTGGTGCGTGCGGCAATGCAAAAGGGGCGTTGTGATGGCAGTGAAGTCAAGTTTGATGATAATGCTGTGGTGCTTGTTGACAAGCAAGGCCAACCTATTGGAACCAGAGTTTTTGGACCAGTGCCTCATGAGCTAAGGCAAAAGAAGCATGTCAAGATTCTTACCTTGGCAGGGCACATTgcataaatgagaaaaagggCTGTCCTTGAGTTTTGTTATGAATTCAAATGTCACATCTACCATTTTTATATTTGGATATTTTGATGTGATGTGCAAG contains:
- the LOC100818301 gene encoding 50S ribosomal protein HLP, mitochondrial translates to MAAIFASRCSRVGRSLFGGLSNSSPGLFTTLHEMTCKNMFSQQQRTFIQMRTVLKVVDNSGAKKVMCIQALKGKKGARLGDTIIASVKEAHPNGKVKKGKVVYGVVVRAAMQKGRCDGSEVKFDDNAVVLVDKQGQPIGTRVFGPVPHELRQKKHVKILTLAGHIA